The following is a genomic window from Daphnia magna isolate NIES linkage group LG4, ASM2063170v1.1, whole genome shotgun sequence.
CTCTAGCTCAACTTCATCCACCAACTTGGCTGTCACATTACTGTTGATATTGATATTTAATTCTGTAGCACCTTTTTTAATAAACCATTCCACGACTCTTCTGTAACATCGAGATTATTGACAAACTGACTGACCCAAAACCCTCGTTTTTTCGTATAGTAATCCCCGCAAGAGGTTACcacttttctgagagggaaaataacCATAGAggaggaaccaggggtctatgactctgcaaGAGGCCCAAGAAGAAAGCTAGCAGCCGAAAGTTTGTGTATCGGGCAGTACGCAGTAGTAGGATTGACTCGGCCGTTAGTAGACGCCGTTCAGTAGCCCAGTCACTTTCGTTtcatcccccttttttttcttggaggtATTCCATCTTAAAACCTTTTTATTAATTTCGTTATTCATGAAATaagtgatttttttgttgtaagtttgcattttttaaattttgtttttaattatttattttttttgttttcttttattgttttctttttattactTGTTTTGCAATCCGTTTTACATTGATAGGATGTACGACTGTACGAGTCTTATAATGACATGTGTATGTGTAACGTGTTTTCGGTTTCCTTTTGTTAAAGTTACTGCGTGTAAAAGTTTCCTACCGAGAATTGTCTGGCATTTATTGATGGAGTCTAGACATTTACCGAAAAGACCGACTACTTGTTTACACGGCTACCGttcttgctgctgctgcctGCGCGAGGAGTGTGAGGAAAGGTAAATgtcgatttttttaaaggatcttttgtattgtttaaataaacaaacttTAGAAAAAATACATGCAAAACAACTATTTTGCAGTAATACCTATTAATGGTAACGAATTAATTACTCGTCAGTACGATTTCAGTACTAATGCTCTTAAGTTGAATATTTTCAAACCTGTGCAGAAACTAACTATTTTTCATACAtatgttttttcctttctggTGAATTTAATTTTGAGCAAGTTCtactgatttttttaaaatgcaaatgCTTTGTGAAGAGGGAATATGTTGAAGTACAACAGCATCTGTCACAAAAGGTAGTTAATCTCAAGAAGCGTAAATCGACGACCAACAATTGATTTGGTATGTAGCAATATTAAAATTCAGGTTACATTTAATTTGCTCTTTCTTGGTAGTCAATGCAAAATCCAACGTTATTAGTGTCTGCTGGAGTCGCTACTAATGCCGGAGCACCAATTGCCGATTCGGTACCATCAGTTACGTAAGTAACCTTAAAGGGTTTTATCGGGGCTGTAAGAATAATGGTAAGGTTATGGTAGTCTTATTTTCATCATAACTCTGAGAACAAGTGTCCAACTTACTGCATAATTGAACGCTGGTGCTGGCACCATTAGGCGCTCGTGCTGTGTTAAGATGTTCTCCACAAAAACGATCTCCTGCAAGACCGGTTATGGAATCGGTTGCAGAACGGATGCCAAGAAAGTCGTACGTGCAATAGCCTTGAACATTATTTCCGAGTCCTAAAAGGGAATTACCGGCAACGACGGCATTGGTGGTAATAGAAAAGCCGGCGCCCGTATTTGTCGTCGGGCAAACTGAAAAGCAGATTTCCGTAGCTTTCTGTGTCGTTATTAAAATAACGTGTGTTAATCGGTAAAGAAGGGGAAATTCCGTATAAGTAAAATGGTAACCTGTCGGTCAATCAGTTCAGTCCTAAAACAGGCGTTATAATTTTGATTGTTTAATTGGCGGACAGCAGTGACTGGAACATCTTTCCAATTAAATGAGCTAACTCTTCCGGAGGGTGATGTAAAATACTGGAGACAGTCAACAGGCGCTGTAAAAATGAAAGACAAATGAACGGTATTTCTCCGACTGCTGTTCATTGACTTGTTCAGGATAAATCGAATGATGCAATTGTTTGTTACCGAGATACGGAGCGCCGCATGGGAGTAGTGCAATTTTGATGTTCCATAAGCGAGAACTCGGAGTTGCTGTCCGTGCGAAATTGAACGTGAGCTGAATATCAGTAGTAAGGTCGGTTGATGGAACATCGAGGTACACTGAAAcatatgttttaaaaatcaggAAGCTATTAAGTTTAAGTGTAGCAAACGTAATTACTTACTGTGTTGACCACTATTGTCACCGCAAATGATGGGTGGGGTGGTAGAAGCCCCTCCAACTTGGAAAGTGTCTGTGCAAGTTCCGGCAGTCGGTTGCGCAATGgagaatgaaatgaaatccAATCTAAAAGAAGTAAACAAAAGTAAATgttcaatttcaaaatgtttttggtTGCTTTTTTTCAGTGGCAGACAAATGAAAGTGCCCCCAAAATAGTTAACTTACCGGATTTGGCAAATCGGTTTGGCTATTTGTTCTATGAATTTGCTGTCTAATTTGATGTTCAATGCGCAGATTGTAGACCCAATTATTTCCGTGGGTGGCGATTGCCAATATGTATTGTTAAGTGTAACTGTTCCCCCACAGGTGTTAACCTCATCTATTAGACGTTGAGCGAAAAGTTGAAACCTTTTGCATAGGCTACTAATGCTAAAATGTATCTTACTTATGCAGCAAACTTTTCCCAAGATACAGGAGCCGCTAGGCCGTCCACCAAACAGTGCACATACCGAACCCGAAGTACATACACCGGCGTCACCATTCGGCGTTATGCAAGCATCCAGCAAAGGTGGACGAATAGACATACGACCCAAATGTGGCCTGAAAGCGTTTACTGGGCGGAATCGGTTGTTGAAGACGGCTGCGTTCAGCAAACTGCCGAGGATAAAACGGCTCTCTGCTTGGTTTTTCTGTTGATCACCATTAGCGATTTCtaggtaaaaatttttcagGTTAATGTCTCTATTAGTTAGCTAGTCAAATTAGATAGATAGATTGTAAATGATAGCTTTAATATGCTCACTTCTGATAAAGTATTTTGTGAATGGATTAGCTGTGGTTTGCTGCTTGTTGGGACGATTTCGTCCCTCTGGCTGGCGATATGAATTGTCATATACTACAAAGAAcgtcgattttttaaaaaaagaaaatagaaaaactcTAGTCAAAGAATTGGAACCTTGCATTTAGAATACCTTTAAAAATACCTGGAACATTCTGGTGGTAAAAGGGTTTACTGTAAACCAACGTGTCAGGAACCAATTCACGAACAAAATTAAAGTAATAATCAAACTCGTTTTCGTTCACTTGTAATTGCTCTTCAGGATGACTGTCACAAGCAAAGCAGCCTTGTAACACAAAGGCGACGACTATGAGAGTTAGACAATGTTGTTTCGACATTGTTGTTTGGGATTCTTCGTTTAAATATTTGTCGGCGATGATGACGCTTTTCGAGGACGTAAAAGATCTGAAAAGATCTCCGGAATTGCTCCGTCTGGGGTAGGCTTTATACACCGTCAGCGGGGTTGGACTTCGACCTTTATAGGAGGAGTTTTCTGA
Proteins encoded in this region:
- the LOC116921717 gene encoding uncharacterized protein LOC116921717 isoform X1 → MSKQHCLTLIVVAFVLQGCFACDSHPEEQLQVNENEFDYYFNFVRELVPDTLVYSKPFYHQNVPGIFKVYDNSYRQPEGRNRPNKQQTTANPFTKYFIRKIANGDQQKNQAESRFILGSLLNAAVFNNRFRPVNAFRPHLGRMSIRPPLLDACITPNGDAGVCTSGSVCALFGGRPSGSCILGKVCCINEVNTCGGTVTLNNTYWQSPPTEIIGSTICALNIKLDSKFIEQIAKPICQIRLDFISFSIAQPTAGTCTDTFQVGGASTTPPIICGDNSGQHMYLDVPSTDLTTDIQLTFNFARTATPSSRLWNIKIALLPCGAPYLAPVDCLQYFTSPSGRVSSFNWKDVPVTAVRQLNNQNYNACFRTELIDRQKATEICFSVCPTTNTGAGFSITTNAVVAGNSLLGLGNNVQGYCTYDFLGIRSATDSITGLAGDRFCGEHLNTARAPNGASTSVQLCTPIKPFKVTYVTDGTESAIGAPALVATPADTNNVGFCIDYQERAN
- the LOC116921717 gene encoding uncharacterized protein LOC116921717 isoform X2, with the protein product MSKQHCLTLIVVAFVLQGCFACDSHPEEQLQVNENEFDYYFNFVRELVPDTLVYSKPFYHQNVPVYDNSYRQPEGRNRPNKQQTTANPFTKYFIRKIANGDQQKNQAESRFILGSLLNAAVFNNRFRPVNAFRPHLGRMSIRPPLLDACITPNGDAGVCTSGSVCALFGGRPSGSCILGKVCCINEVNTCGGTVTLNNTYWQSPPTEIIGSTICALNIKLDSKFIEQIAKPICQIRLDFISFSIAQPTAGTCTDTFQVGGASTTPPIICGDNSGQHMYLDVPSTDLTTDIQLTFNFARTATPSSRLWNIKIALLPCGAPYLAPVDCLQYFTSPSGRVSSFNWKDVPVTAVRQLNNQNYNACFRTELIDRQKATEICFSVCPTTNTGAGFSITTNAVVAGNSLLGLGNNVQGYCTYDFLGIRSATDSITGLAGDRFCGEHLNTARAPNGASTSVQLCTPIKPFKVTYVTDGTESAIGAPALVATPADTNNVGFCIDYQERAN